In Geotalea uraniireducens, one genomic interval encodes:
- a CDS encoding M23 family metallopeptidase, giving the protein MKRTGHRIFRRAALRALVTASVCWLFTPVPALRADIYRYVNSAGVECYTDAPVTRNATLVVKEKSPPHISRHHRGKQIAALPRPSSLTSPPPTGSGLLPVYGRITSPVGLRHDPIDGTLREHNGVDIATPQGTPVRPVAPGTVIFSGSRHGYGITVEVEHDDGTITLYAHNSATLVTVGERVDHGTTLALSGSTGRSTGPHVHFEAWKDGVNVTANYLAGSSAEQVRNATPRSLPEPIRRIVEPDGSILLTNLPRQ; this is encoded by the coding sequence ATGAAACGAACAGGTCATCGCATATTCCGCCGGGCAGCGCTCCGGGCCCTGGTGACAGCCAGCGTCTGCTGGCTATTCACACCGGTCCCGGCATTGCGGGCGGACATTTACCGCTACGTGAACAGCGCCGGGGTCGAATGCTACACCGACGCACCGGTCACGAGGAATGCCACCCTGGTCGTCAAGGAAAAAAGTCCACCACACATCTCCCGTCATCACCGCGGCAAGCAGATCGCCGCCTTGCCCCGCCCATCCTCTCTGACCTCGCCCCCCCCCACCGGCAGCGGGCTCCTGCCGGTCTATGGCCGGATCACCTCACCGGTCGGCCTTCGCCACGATCCGATCGACGGTACGTTGCGCGAGCACAATGGCGTCGACATCGCCACCCCCCAGGGGACGCCGGTCAGACCGGTCGCCCCGGGAACCGTCATCTTTTCCGGCTCCCGCCACGGCTATGGGATAACTGTCGAGGTCGAGCATGACGACGGCACCATTACCCTCTATGCGCATAATTCGGCAACTCTCGTTACCGTCGGCGAGCGGGTCGACCACGGCACCACCCTCGCCCTCTCCGGCTCGACCGGCCGTTCTACCGGGCCCCACGTCCACTTCGAAGCCTGGAAGGATGGCGTTAACGTAACAGCAAACTACCTCGCCGGTAGCAGTGCCGAACAGGTGCGTAACGCCACGCCACGCTCCCTGCCCGAACCAATCCGCCGGATCGTCGAGCCCGACGGCTCGATCCTCCTGACCAACCTCCCCCGCCAGTAA
- a CDS encoding site-2 protease family protein — translation MENFFLKLSIMLVPALMAITCHEVSHGFVADRLGDHTARSMGRLTLNPLKHLDIFGTLMVFLVGIGWAKPVPVNFNNLRNPKRDMIWVAGAGPTTNFTLAILSALAMRGIFAVTGGVGGPPTQFFLEPVVEMLAFSIYINLLLGIFNLIPLPPLDGGRVAVGLLPYRQAAGLAKIEPYGMIIIIVLIFFTSIFDRVILPVVDLSISLLAGPYSGIVHRVTFFLMR, via the coding sequence ATGGAAAATTTTTTTCTCAAATTGTCGATCATGCTAGTCCCGGCGCTAATGGCGATCACCTGCCACGAAGTTTCCCATGGCTTTGTTGCTGATCGGCTGGGCGACCACACGGCACGCTCGATGGGTCGACTGACACTGAATCCCTTGAAGCACTTGGACATCTTCGGTACGCTGATGGTCTTTCTGGTCGGCATCGGCTGGGCCAAGCCGGTACCGGTCAATTTCAACAACTTGCGGAATCCGAAACGGGACATGATCTGGGTGGCCGGTGCCGGACCGACCACCAACTTCACCCTGGCGATCCTCTCAGCGCTGGCAATGCGGGGAATCTTCGCCGTTACCGGCGGAGTTGGTGGCCCGCCGACGCAGTTTTTTCTCGAGCCGGTGGTGGAAATGCTGGCATTTTCGATCTACATTAATCTGCTGCTGGGAATCTTCAACCTGATCCCTCTGCCGCCGCTTGACGGCGGGCGGGTGGCAGTCGGCTTGTTGCCGTACCGCCAGGCGGCGGGCTTGGCAAAGATCGAGCCCTACGGGATGATTATCATTATTGTGTTGATCTTTTTCACCAGTATCTTCGACCGGGTTATTCTGCCGGTCGTTGATCTCTCCATCAGCCTTCTCGCGGGACCCTACAGCGGCATCGTCCACCGCGTTACCTTCTTCCTGATGCGTTAA
- a CDS encoding P-II family nitrogen regulator, with translation MKKVEAIIKPFKLDEVKEALNEIGIQGITVAEVKGFGRQKGHTELYRGAEYVVDFIPKIKMEIIVGDDIVGKVVETIEQAAKTGRIGDGKIFVTPVEEVVRIRTGERGEDAL, from the coding sequence TTGAAAAAAGTCGAAGCGATTATCAAGCCGTTCAAGCTGGATGAAGTAAAAGAAGCGCTCAACGAAATCGGTATCCAGGGGATTACGGTTGCCGAAGTCAAGGGGTTCGGGCGCCAGAAGGGGCACACCGAGCTGTATCGTGGCGCGGAGTATGTCGTGGATTTCATTCCCAAGATCAAGATGGAGATCATTGTCGGGGACGATATCGTCGGCAAGGTGGTGGAGACGATCGAACAGGCAGCAAAGACTGGTCGCATCGGTGACGGCAAGATTTTCGTGACTCCGGTCGAAGAGGTCGTCCGCATCAGGACCGGCGAGCGCGGTGAAGACGCTCTGTAG
- the trpS gene encoding tryptophan--tRNA ligase, whose protein sequence is MSNKRIVSGMRPTGKLHLGHFHGVLANWRELQENYECFFFAADWHSLTTEYDNTGGIRDSIREMVLDWLSFGVDPQRSVIFQQSLVPQHAELNLILSMITPVSWLERNPTYKEMQDNLSAKDLSTFGFLGYPVLMAADIILYKAAKVPVGHDQLPHLEITREIARRFNFLYREVFPEPAALLTETPKVLGLDGRKMSKSYGNAIFLSESAEETRKKVQSMVTDTQRVRRSDPGDPDRCVAFSLNRLYIPEDKKAEIYAGCRGAEIGCVECKKLQAEYLVETLAPFRAKREELTTQPGLVEDILAAGSAKAAAEASRTIAEVRDAIRL, encoded by the coding sequence ATGAGCAACAAACGGATTGTCAGCGGCATGAGACCGACCGGCAAGCTTCATCTCGGCCATTTCCACGGCGTTCTCGCCAACTGGCGCGAACTTCAGGAAAACTATGAATGTTTCTTTTTTGCCGCCGACTGGCACTCGTTGACGACCGAGTACGATAATACCGGCGGGATCCGCGACAGTATCAGGGAGATGGTTCTCGACTGGCTGTCTTTCGGGGTCGATCCGCAGCGAAGTGTTATCTTCCAGCAGAGCCTCGTGCCGCAGCACGCGGAGTTGAACCTGATTCTGTCGATGATTACGCCGGTTTCCTGGCTGGAACGCAATCCCACCTATAAAGAGATGCAGGATAATCTGTCGGCGAAAGATCTTTCCACGTTTGGCTTCCTCGGTTACCCGGTGCTGATGGCGGCGGATATCATTCTCTACAAGGCCGCGAAGGTGCCTGTCGGTCACGATCAGTTGCCGCATCTGGAGATCACCCGGGAGATCGCCCGCCGCTTTAACTTCCTCTATCGCGAAGTTTTTCCGGAACCGGCGGCGCTCCTTACCGAAACTCCGAAGGTCCTTGGCCTTGATGGCCGCAAAATGAGCAAGTCCTACGGCAACGCGATTTTCCTCTCTGAGAGCGCCGAGGAGACCAGGAAAAAGGTGCAGTCGATGGTGACCGATACCCAGCGGGTGCGGCGGAGCGATCCGGGCGATCCCGACCGCTGTGTTGCCTTCTCCCTGAACCGTCTTTACATTCCCGAAGATAAAAAGGCGGAAATCTACGCTGGCTGCCGCGGGGCGGAGATCGGCTGCGTAGAGTGCAAGAAGCTCCAGGCGGAATATCTGGTTGAAACTCTGGCACCATTTCGCGCCAAAAGAGAGGAGCTGACGACCCAGCCAGGCCTGGTGGAGGATATCCTCGCGGCTGGGAGCGCCAAAGCCGCCGCCGAAGCGAGCCGGACCATCGCCGAGGTCAGGGACGCGATCCGGCTATGA
- a CDS encoding putative 2-dehydropantoate 2-reductase produces the protein MRIAVVGAGALGLYYGAMLQRGGNDVRFLLRRDYEAITARGLTVYSCGGDFHLESVAGFRSPAEIGIVDLVVVGLKAFANDRFAELIGPLVGGGTQVLTLQNGLGNEEALAALFGPERVLGGVAFLCSNRGEPGVVHHLGAGRIQVGTFLPERQAAAERVAALFSNAGVECVAVPDLRRARWEKLVWNIPFNGSCALTLQPVDALLANQRSRPIIREMMVEVITAANAQPLLSPIPETFADQMISFSDGMGPYRPSMLIDRQEGRPLEMSAIFYRPLDAGQAAGVPLPRVATLAALLDCAVTG, from the coding sequence ATGCGGATTGCAGTGGTGGGAGCCGGGGCACTCGGACTCTATTACGGGGCGATGCTCCAACGGGGGGGGAACGACGTGCGGTTTCTCCTCCGACGTGATTACGAGGCGATCACGGCCCGCGGGCTGACCGTCTATTCGTGCGGGGGCGACTTTCACCTGGAATCGGTTGCCGGTTTCCGCTCTCCGGCAGAGATCGGCATCGTCGACCTGGTGGTCGTTGGTCTCAAGGCGTTTGCCAATGACCGCTTTGCCGAACTGATCGGGCCCCTTGTCGGTGGCGGGACGCAGGTGCTGACGCTGCAGAACGGTCTCGGCAACGAGGAGGCCCTTGCCGCGCTCTTTGGCCCGGAGCGGGTGCTCGGCGGGGTAGCGTTCCTCTGCTCCAACAGGGGGGAGCCGGGCGTTGTGCATCACCTGGGAGCGGGGCGGATCCAGGTGGGGACATTCCTGCCGGAGCGGCAGGCGGCCGCGGAGCGAGTTGCCGCGCTTTTCAGCAATGCCGGCGTGGAATGCGTGGCGGTTCCCGATCTTCGGCGGGCGCGGTGGGAGAAACTGGTCTGGAACATTCCTTTCAATGGGAGCTGCGCCTTGACCCTGCAGCCCGTGGATGCTCTGCTCGCCAACCAGCGAAGCCGCCCGATCATCCGGGAAATGATGGTCGAGGTAATTACCGCCGCCAATGCCCAACCGTTGCTCTCGCCGATCCCGGAAACCTTTGCCGATCAGATGATCTCTTTCAGTGACGGGATGGGGCCGTATCGGCCATCGATGCTGATCGATCGTCAGGAGGGGCGCCCGCTGGAAATGAGCGCCATATTTTATCGCCCGCTCGACGCCGGCCAGGCAGCCGGAGTGCCTCTTCCCCGGGTTGCGACCCTGGCGGCGTTGCTCGATTGTGCCGTTACCGGATAG
- the glnA gene encoding type I glutamate--ammonia ligase, which produces MTPQEVVSFAKENGALMVDFKFMDFVGIWQHFSVPMSEFGEDTFEEGQGFDGSSIRGWQPIHASDMIILPDPATAKMDPFTAIPTLSLICNIFDPITKEDYSRDPRNIARKAEAYLKSTGIGDTAFFGPEAEFFIFDDVRYDSTSNQSFYMVDSVEGAWNTGREEFPNLGYKPRHKEGYFPVSPTDSMNDLRNEMVLELQKVGIRVECQHHEVATGGQAEIDMRFNSLVAMADDLQWFKYVIKNVANRNGKTVTFMPKPLYGDNGSGMHCHQSIWKDGTNLFAGDKYGGLSQMALWYIGGIIKHARALCAFTNPTTNSYKRLVPGFEAPVNMAYSSRNRSASIRIPMFSTNPKAKRIEYRTPDPSCNGYLAFAAMLMAGLDGIENKIDPGQPLDKDIYGLSPEELKEIPSAPGSLDAALEALKDDHEFLLKGDVFTPDVIEKWIEYKMEAEVNPVRMRPVPLEFALYYDI; this is translated from the coding sequence ATGACACCACAAGAAGTAGTGAGCTTTGCCAAAGAAAACGGCGCACTGATGGTCGATTTCAAATTCATGGATTTTGTCGGCATCTGGCAGCATTTCTCCGTGCCGATGAGCGAGTTCGGTGAGGATACCTTTGAAGAGGGGCAGGGCTTCGACGGCTCTTCGATCCGTGGCTGGCAGCCGATTCACGCTTCCGATATGATCATTCTTCCCGATCCGGCGACGGCGAAGATGGATCCGTTTACCGCCATTCCGACCCTGTCGCTGATCTGCAATATTTTCGATCCGATCACCAAGGAAGACTACTCCCGCGATCCGCGCAACATCGCCCGCAAGGCCGAGGCGTACCTGAAGTCGACCGGGATCGGCGATACCGCTTTTTTCGGTCCGGAAGCCGAATTCTTCATCTTCGACGACGTCCGTTACGACTCGACCTCGAACCAGTCCTTCTACATGGTCGATTCCGTCGAAGGCGCCTGGAATACCGGCCGTGAAGAGTTCCCCAACCTCGGTTACAAGCCGCGCCACAAGGAAGGGTACTTCCCGGTTTCCCCGACCGACTCCATGAACGATCTGCGTAACGAGATGGTGCTCGAGCTGCAGAAGGTCGGGATTCGCGTCGAGTGTCAGCATCACGAGGTTGCCACCGGCGGCCAGGCTGAAATCGACATGCGCTTCAACTCCCTGGTGGCCATGGCTGACGACCTCCAGTGGTTCAAGTACGTCATCAAGAACGTTGCCAACCGCAACGGCAAGACCGTAACCTTCATGCCGAAGCCGCTCTACGGCGACAACGGTTCCGGGATGCATTGCCACCAGTCGATCTGGAAAGACGGCACCAACCTGTTTGCCGGCGACAAGTACGGCGGGCTGTCCCAGATGGCCCTCTGGTACATCGGCGGGATCATCAAGCACGCCCGAGCTCTCTGCGCCTTCACCAACCCGACCACCAACTCTTACAAGCGTCTGGTGCCGGGCTTCGAGGCGCCGGTGAACATGGCGTACTCCAGCCGTAACCGTTCCGCTTCCATCCGGATCCCGATGTTTTCCACCAATCCGAAGGCCAAGCGGATTGAGTACCGGACACCCGATCCGTCCTGCAATGGCTACCTGGCCTTTGCCGCCATGCTGATGGCCGGCCTTGACGGGATCGAGAACAAGATCGATCCGGGGCAGCCGCTCGATAAAGACATCTACGGTCTTTCCCCCGAAGAACTCAAGGAAATCCCGTCCGCTCCGGGGAGCCTCGACGCGGCTCTCGAAGCCCTCAAGGATGACCACGAGTTCCTGCTCAAGGGCGACGTCTTCACCCCCGACGTTATCGAGAAGTGGATTGAGTACAAGATGGAGGCCGAAGTCAATCCGGTCCGGATGCGTCCGGTACCGCTCGAGTTCGCCCTCTACTACGACATCTAA